The Chitinophaga niabensis genomic interval TATTAATACTTTAAGACCGCCAATTATGAGTGGAAGAGACAGCATGCGCGGATACGTTTTTCAGACAATCGTAAGTGTTATGAAGGCACTCAGCAACCAGGGCTGGGAATATGTATCTATTGAACCCTCAACGCCTGAGGACAAGGTTGATATTATTTGGGCAGGGATAGATGAAAATTTGGTTTGCCAACAGGTGAAGTCTTCCTACAAAAACTTTAGCAAACCAGATATTGTGCGATGGCTGGAAGTGATGGTTAAAGATGTTCCAACATCGACCGAATATCAGTTGCTGCTTGTTGGTAATGTTGCCACTGGTGTAGATACGTTTATAAATGATATTAGGAAGAAAAACGCGGATTTTCGCACCGGAAGTGAATTATTGGATGATAACCTTTCAAAAATATTTGTTGAGTTAATTCCATTTCAGGCTGAATATTTACAAGATGTAATCACTAACCAGGTTGCAAAGTTTTTAAGTGATGAAGGCTTTCAACTACCTCATGGCGCCTATGAACTGATTGCCGGAGGGCTTATTTATCAATTTTTTGAATTCAGCATCTTCGAGAAAAAGGTCCATCGAACGGAGGTAGCTGAGTTGCTAATTGATTGGGCAAAAAGGAATTATCAGAAGGCGTTTGGTGCGTATACACAATCGAGGAATTTGTTGCTTTCCTGCTACACTGGTGATGGGAAATTGGAAGAATCGATGGCTGGTAAATCCCTTACTATGGACCTTTCCAATATCTCCTATTTCTACAAGGGTATAAGGGAAGTATTTGCGGCCTTTCAAGAAGCAGTTTCATATGATCTTCCAGCGAGAAAAACGGTTGTTCCGCTGCCGGAAAGATCCCCCTTGGGCATAAACTTTATGGAACTGGAAATTCGGTCAGCTGAATTTGATAAAGATCGGAAGGATTTTATATCTAAAAGGCTTCGATCCTATTTTAATATTGAACCGCCCCCCGGCTTTTTTAATGTAGGAGAGCTCAATTGGATTGTTCCCACGCTTACGACTATGCTAACCTTTGGCAACAGATACGAAGGCACAGATGATGAAAAAAAGAAAAATGAGCATTTGCGTAAGCTTTATTTTAGGCTAAAAGAAATTGATGAACTGGTTAAATGTATTGATTGCATAGAGCGTTATGTAGCCATACCAGTTGCCATCCAAAATATGGGCTCATTTGATGAGGATATCAAGCTGGAAATTAAAATACCGAGCGATATAGAAGTTCTAACGGCAGAAAACCTTTATATACCAGAGGATGGAGACGTACTAGAAAGTTTGATGGACGATGACTTCCTGTTTAAAAACCTTGGGCAGCCTTCTAACAGCACGGTTTCTGAATATCCGGATACAATGCCTTTTACTTATACTAAGATGCCGTCTTTCAGCCTTCTTCAAGCTGGGCCCGATTTGAATTATATGAAAAAGGTATTTAAACGTGCGGCAGAAAATATATTAGATAATGAAGTATTTACCGACCGGCCAGGATTTACTTTGCTAAGATATACGTTTAGGAAGCTAAATCCTCATCAGTCAGTTTTTCTGCCTTCCTATCTATTTCTGAAGTCGAAAAAACCATTTAATATTGAGTATAGTATTACCTCGAAACATACTATTAAGGTAACCACGGGTATGTTGAATATTACACCAGAGGTTGAGGTAGACAAATCCATATACAAGCGGCTTTTTCAACATTATAGATCTAAGATAGTTGATTTTGATGATGAGGAAATTTAGTGCCGGATATGGTTTTTCTCTCCGACATATATGGTAATTCCTGCGGAGTCGCGTTACTGACAACCACAAGGACGATATGTGGTACAAACATCGTCCCGCCGCGGTTATATAAAATAGAAGCGACTATTTTGCACTGATAGCCACCCTTAGGGGTGGCATTTTCTTAACTTAACAAATCTGTTGGGTCGATGCGTAAGAACGCAGCAACCGCATACAGTTCATCAAGGCGCGGCTGACTGACATTCGTAACCCAACTGCTGACAGTTTGTGTATGTACACCAATATGCTCAGCCAGTTCTTTGCTGGTGAGATTTTCTGCTGCCAGCATTGCTTTAATACAATTGTATCTTAGCCGACCAATTTTTTTCTTAATCCCTAAAGCAATTGCGATATCTTTTAAATCTCCAAATGCCATTGTTTCCACCTCACCCCTAAGTATTTCCTTAGACCATTGGTAATCTATTTTGGCAATGTGGGCAAGCTTCAGGTAAGAGAGTTTTTCCTTACGACAATGTTCGATGATAAGATCTGCAAGTAATTGTTCGCGTGTTTTTTCTCATTGTTTACGTTTTTAAGATTAAAGCCCAAGGGTATAAATTAAGTTCCATTTGAATGCTGGCGGAAGGCCCATTGGGGTTTTACCCACCTACTTTGTGCGGATATGTACCGCTGGCGGTCTCTTGAACAGGACCCCCGAAGATATGGTAGCTCCTGCGGGGTCGATGAACAAACCACCACAGGGACGAACCTGTAAGGAGAAGGCTAAAGACGTTCCGCTGGTAGTCTCAAGTAATGGACTCCGGGGGATGCAAACTTCTGCTTAGGCGATAAGAGCCAATTGTTAATCGGCTTGTTAATTTCCGCAAACTCGTTTGTTTGTTTGCTAAAAATATTAGTAATATTGCTGTGTAAATCAGTTTGACATGAGAGCAGCAGCTGCGAAAAGCGGCCTCCGATTCTACGGAATCAAGGAGGTAGAGGAACTTTTTTTGCCCTTAATTGGGTTTGTGAAGGCTGGCTTCCCGAGCCCTGCAGATAATTTTTTAGAATCAGACATTGATCTTGTTGCATTTTTTGGCATGAACAAACCATATATGCGTATTGTACGCGTAGAGGGAGACTTTTTAGTAGATAATCATGCTCCAGATGGTAGTTTGCTTATAGTTGACACATTGCTAAAGCCTATAACCAATGACCTGGTAATAGTTGCCTTGAATGGAGACTATTTAGTTAGAACAATAGTAAAGGCATTAAACGGGTGGATGCTATACAGTGAGAATACCATTTGTAACCCAACGATTATTGGAGAGGAGGATAATTTCAAAGTGTTGGGTGTAGTTGTTCAAGTAATATTATCAACCAGGCATAGAGCCAGAAGCAAAGCAGGCACTATATCTTTTGAAGAAAGTATTGATCTACCAACATTATTAAACATGTATAAACCTTCAGTCTATGTTGTGCGAACTGACGGCAACTCAATGGAAGGAGAACATCTGACTGATAAAAGTTATCTAATTGTAGATAGATCTTTGAAACCGGAGCCTCATGATATAGCTGTTGCCGTGTTGAATGGTGATTTTACTGTGAAGAAGTTGATTCATTCCCCCAAAGGATGGGTATTGTATGCAGCCAATAATCACTACTCCCCAATTCCTGTAAAAGAGAACGACGATTTTACAGTATGGGGAGTTGTAGCACACATAGTTATTGATAGAAAGGAAATGAGAAAAAATTGTGGTTGAGCTGGAGGAAATATCGCCATATGGTATTTACTACCTAGACAAGAAACCAATACAGTTACTTGAGGAGCACTTTCGAGGGAATATCCTTCAACTTGCCGAAAGCCTTGTTCCTGTGCCCATAGATCCAATACAACTATGGCGTCTGAACTTTCATCACCAACCAAACACAGGAGCTTGTTCTAAAATCTGGAAAGAATGCAAGGTGATCATA includes:
- a CDS encoding helix-turn-helix transcriptional regulator, with the translated sequence MAFGDLKDIAIALGIKKKIGRLRYNCIKAMLAAENLTSKELAEHIGVHTQTVSSWVTNVSQPRLDELYAVAAFLRIDPTDLLS
- a CDS encoding LexA family protein, with the protein product MRAAAAKSGLRFYGIKEVEELFLPLIGFVKAGFPSPADNFLESDIDLVAFFGMNKPYMRIVRVEGDFLVDNHAPDGSLLIVDTLLKPITNDLVIVALNGDYLVRTIVKALNGWMLYSENTICNPTIIGEEDNFKVLGVVVQVILSTRHRARSKAGTISFEESIDLPTLLNMYKPSVYVVRTDGNSMEGEHLTDKSYLIVDRSLKPEPHDIAVAVLNGDFTVKKLIHSPKGWVLYAANNHYSPIPVKENDDFTVWGVVAHIVIDRKEMRKNCG